The Biomphalaria glabrata chromosome 13, xgBioGlab47.1, whole genome shotgun sequence sequence gaaaatatggattgttattgtctactcttctattgctgtgtgtgtgtgtaaggggggATGGGTCGCGGCAAAatgaggtattgtaaaaatgggTCGCCGATCataaaatgttgagaaccgctgtccgATATGTTATATCGACGTAGACTCTGTAAAATTAGCTTGAATTTAGCTCGGAGTTACACTACAGTCTCGaagtgtgagagaaagagacaggtcAGAGGTTATTCAAAGCTGTGGCTACACATACACAGCTACACACAACCGCTCAAGACTTTCAAACAATACACTCTTTACGTCAACAGGATGTGAATAACAATACGGTAATGCTACCTATTGAACGTACTTCTGCCTGTTTCCCTCGTGTCAGGTTGACCTTCTGACTATTGTAAAAGAAACGTTAAGTGTTTGATTGTTTGGGTCCAAAGTCTGTGGCGTAGCTGCAAGAGGTCGCAGGGGTTCAATGCTACCAGGCCCATGAGTAATAAAGCCTAACATGGCTTATTAAAAGATGATATCCTATTACTTTTGAAAAATATGTTGATAACAATGAAATACAGCTATCGTTTAGCTTTACAAAGAGGACATGGGATAACTGAgaacttttagaaaaaaaaattaattgttatttaattaaaGACAAGAAGTTTATACATTGTCAAATTTGTTGGAAATATTTATGAATGTTATTCGTCGTATGTCTAGCATTGTGTAACAAGTTACATATTGTCTATAGGGCCATTGACTCCTACATTGTCAACTAATAGTCTTTGCAAGATGACCTGGATCTTTTTTCAGCCTACTatgatatttgaaatgtttattctttttacaacTTAGTTTTGCGAACATTTTACTTGTCAAGCAAAGAAAAATCTATTAAGAATTGCATTTTCTCAGAATACGAGCTGAGTTCTCGTATTGCATAATCGATCTTCAACTAATAACTGATACGCCAGAGCATCAATCGGTCTATATCACACGATATTGACTTTATGGCAAAGCGGTGTTAAAGGATGCCATGTATTTGATTTTCAGTTTTCTTATAGATTAATATTGCTTTAATAAACGATAGTGTTTTACattatgagcatagccaaggaCAGAATGTTGCTTTCTATTGATACCTCTGCCAACTACATTTTTACTCGACaattataaaaaagtaaaaatattttttttttaaaataaggaaTTCTGttgatatatattttgaatgtaattttttattttttattttccaaaacaaaaaattagtttttatgAAAATTGAAGATTGATTTTGGCTAATATatcaaatcaataaatatatctaattacttaaattttgttttctcatcAGAATGAACTATCCATCTGACATTGATCTTTTATTGATTGGAAAAACTGGCAACGGTAAAAGCGCCACCGGAAACTCAATCCTGCAATGTAAAGCATTTAAGAGCGTAGCCAGTACCCAGTCAGTCACCTCAGATATCCAGTTTGGAATGTGTGAAAGTCAAGGTCGAATAATAAAGGTAGTGGACGGACCAGGTATTGGTGACACGCGGATGAATTCCGAAAAAGCTGTTAACCTGGTGAAGAGCAGCCTGGAGTACGCCATAGGTTTGAACCCTCGTGGATACCACGCTCTTCTTGTCGTGGTCAAGTATGGCTGCAGATTCACTGAAGAGGAGCAGGACACCATCAAATTTCTAAAAGCTCTCTTTGGCAAAACTTTTATTCAGGATTATGGTATTCTGGTGATGACCAACGGTGATTCGTTCGATAGTGAACCAGATAGGTCGCATACGACATTTAAGGGTTGGTGCAAGGAACAGACCGGTCCATTCGCTGACATGATCAAGGAATGCAAAGGCAGAATTGTTCTGTTTGACAACAGAACACAAGATAAAGGCAAGCGAATCTCTCAGATCCGCGCACTGATGCACTTTGTCGAAGACATTCAAACCCAGCGCAAACCATACACTGATGAAAACTTCGAAATGGCGCGAGCAGCAAAAGATAAAATACTTTCCTCCACCAGGAAACCCCTCATCACAGAGAAAATGTTGAAAGAGGCTGGTCTTGTCTTTCAGAGGCTGACCGACATTCAGTCGAACAGACTGCAGCAAAACTGGCTAAAAGACTTGGAAAATCTGTTGGTTCGAGCAGAGGCGTTGCATTCCAGCGTCGTTGCTCAGGACAAAAGCACCGGGGATCTGAGAGAGATGATCAAGCACACGGCAGAACTCAAGAACAACATCTCACAAGAGATTAAGTTCTGCGTCAAGAGAAATGAGGAGGAAAAGAAGCAGCAGCAGGAGGAGCAGCTCAGAGAGCTCCTGGAACACATGGTTCTATTCGACTTGGCGGAATCTTACAGCCAGGCCAACAGGAAGTACAACGATGATATTGTGAGAAATCTGCTTCGCAACGTAGAGTTCCCACTCCGTAGGTTTGTTTGGTTGTAAGATCTGaagcttttattttaattaaaaacatgcTAATGAAGAAAATGAACAAATTTTAACGATATTATTTAATGATACAATAAGTATGGatgttaaaaatgttaatatatGACGTTTTATCACAGTAACCAAGAGGTTAAAGAAAATACATATCTAAAGAGATCTAGttgaccattttttttgttattttaataatgGTAGGCTAAAtc is a genomic window containing:
- the LOC106070413 gene encoding uncharacterized protein LOC106070413, producing MNYPSDIDLLLIGKTGNGKSATGNSILQCKAFKSVASTQSVTSDIQFGMCESQGRIIKVVDGPGIGDTRMNSEKAVNLVKSSLEYAIGLNPRGYHALLVVVKYGCRFTEEEQDTIKFLKALFGKTFIQDYGILVMTNGDSFDSEPDRSHTTFKGWCKEQTGPFADMIKECKGRIVLFDNRTQDKGKRISQIRALMHFVEDIQTQRKPYTDENFEMARAAKDKILSSTRKPLITEKMLKEAGLVFQRLTDIQSNRLQQNWLKDLENLLVRAEALHSSVVAQDKSTGDLREMIKHTAELKNNISQEIKFCVKRNEEEKKQQQEEQLRELLEHMVLFDLAESYSQANRKYNDDIVRNLLRNVEFPLRRFVWL